The following proteins come from a genomic window of Methylorubrum populi:
- a CDS encoding PAS domain-containing protein, which yields MSNDRTVADAVTAALFNLDSMQAALGLPLAAYVEAILPADREAFFTSLDRVSEHGGVFVGEYRVCSGARGVQWVLARGHFERDDQTGEVIGRGIVVNTTESKLNWPVEDRTFFVLHKNEPPLERLATYALQARRAVDDVAEHEKPALRLAVDSLLWAVGRAIAGRSHF from the coding sequence TTGAGCAACGATCGCACCGTTGCCGATGCCGTCACGGCCGCGTTGTTCAATCTCGATTCGATGCAGGCCGCACTTGGATTGCCATTGGCAGCCTATGTCGAGGCAATCTTGCCGGCCGACCGGGAGGCGTTTTTTACCAGCCTCGATCGTGTCAGCGAACATGGCGGCGTATTCGTGGGTGAATATCGCGTTTGCTCGGGTGCGCGAGGGGTGCAGTGGGTCCTGGCTCGGGGACACTTCGAACGCGATGACCAGACGGGAGAAGTCATCGGCCGCGGCATCGTCGTCAACACGACCGAAAGCAAGCTCAACTGGCCGGTCGAGGATCGCACGTTCTTTGTCCTGCACAAGAACGAACCGCCGCTCGAGCGTCTCGCGACCTACGCGCTTCAGGCACGGCGCGCAGTCGATGACGTGGCTGAGCACGAGAAGCCCGCGCTGCGACTGGCGGTCGACTCTCTGCTCTGGGCTGTCGGGCGGGCCATCGCCGGACGGAGCCATTTCTGA
- a CDS encoding restriction endonuclease → MVGRRSRRWRDADPETHGPKPAAMPVCPLCERPIPAHARQSLHHLTPKLKGGARGATVRLHQICHSAIHARYSEAEIARRLAKVEALRADPEIARFLEWVRAKPDDFHAPTRMTRARRGDGGLR, encoded by the coding sequence GTGGTGGGGCGGCGCTCCCGGCGCTGGCGCGACGCGGATCCGGAGACGCACGGGCCGAAACCGGCGGCCATGCCGGTCTGCCCGCTCTGCGAGCGTCCGATTCCGGCGCATGCGCGCCAGAGCCTGCATCACCTCACGCCGAAGCTGAAGGGTGGCGCCCGTGGCGCGACCGTGCGGCTCCATCAGATCTGCCACTCGGCGATCCATGCCCGTTACAGCGAGGCCGAGATCGCCCGCAGGCTGGCCAAAGTGGAAGCCCTGCGCGCCGACCCCGAAATCGCCCGCTTCCTCGAATGGGTGCGCGCCAAGCCCGATGACTTTCATGCCCCCACCCGCATGACCCGCGCGCGACGGGGCGACGGGGGGCTGCGTTGA
- a CDS encoding TIGR01244 family sulfur transferase translates to MKRTTIDSKLSVAHQPSLAEIGALGDEGVSLLINNRPDGEEPGQPGAAAERAAAEAAGLRYLDLPVTGPTLTREAVERFHAAVSAAPGPVVAHCRSGTRSLTLWVIGEVLAGHLRRDEVAAYGARHGYDLSGAERWLDANPV, encoded by the coding sequence ATGAAGCGGACGACCATCGATTCCAAGCTCTCCGTGGCCCATCAGCCGAGCCTCGCCGAGATCGGGGCGCTCGGAGACGAGGGCGTGAGCCTTCTCATCAACAACCGTCCCGACGGCGAGGAGCCGGGCCAGCCCGGCGCGGCGGCAGAGCGCGCGGCGGCGGAGGCGGCGGGCCTGCGCTACCTCGACCTTCCGGTGACCGGCCCCACCCTCACCCGCGAGGCCGTGGAGCGCTTCCACGCCGCGGTCTCGGCGGCGCCGGGTCCGGTCGTCGCCCATTGCCGCAGCGGCACGCGCTCGCTGACGCTCTGGGTGATCGGCGAGGTGCTGGCCGGACACCTCCGGCGCGACGAGGTGGCGGCCTACGGCGCGCGCCACGGCTACGACCTCTCGGGCGCCGAGCGCTGGCTCGACGCGAATCCGGTCTGA
- the map gene encoding type I methionyl aminopeptidase: MTVSNDDDLAGLRRIGRIVADTLAVMGRAIEPGMTTRELDAVGRTFLEAAGARSAPETVYAFPGATCISVNEEIAHGIPSERRIAPGDLVNIDVSAEKDGYFSDTGASFAVPPATRAVERLCKDGRRAMWTGLRQVGAGKPLAGIGRAVGSFAHKNGYTLVRNLASHGIGLSLHEEPTEIATWPDPSERRIMREGMVLTVEPFLSLGADFAEDGDDPWTLYSRPSALTVQYEHTVIATRNGPLILTMPGP, encoded by the coding sequence ATGACGGTGTCGAACGACGACGATCTGGCCGGGCTGCGGCGGATCGGGCGCATCGTGGCCGATACGCTGGCGGTGATGGGCCGGGCGATCGAGCCCGGAATGACCACGCGCGAACTCGATGCCGTCGGGCGAACCTTCCTGGAGGCGGCCGGAGCGCGCTCGGCACCGGAGACGGTCTACGCCTTTCCGGGGGCGACCTGCATCAGCGTCAACGAGGAGATCGCCCACGGCATCCCGAGCGAGCGCCGGATCGCGCCGGGTGATCTCGTCAATATCGACGTCTCGGCCGAGAAGGACGGCTACTTCTCCGATACGGGCGCCTCCTTCGCCGTGCCGCCAGCAACGCGCGCGGTCGAGCGGCTGTGCAAGGACGGGCGCCGGGCGATGTGGACGGGCCTGCGGCAGGTCGGCGCCGGCAAGCCGCTCGCGGGCATCGGCCGAGCGGTGGGCAGCTTCGCCCACAAGAACGGCTACACGCTGGTGCGCAACCTCGCGAGCCACGGGATCGGCCTGTCGCTGCACGAGGAGCCGACCGAGATCGCGACCTGGCCCGATCCGTCCGAGCGGCGGATCATGCGCGAAGGCATGGTGCTGACGGTCGAGCCGTTCCTGTCGTTGGGCGCCGACTTCGCCGAGGACGGCGACGATCCCTGGACGCTCTACAGCCGGCCCAGCGCCCTGACGGTGCAGTACGAGCACACCGTCATCGCCACGCGCAACGGGCCGCTGATCCTCACCATGCCGGGACCGTGA
- a CDS encoding DHA2 family efflux MFS transporter permease subunit: protein MSAPAARAAGGQAKAPGGHNPWIVALVVALATFMEVLDTTIANVALRYISGALAVGPDESAWVVTSYLVANAITLIASSFLAKRFGRKAFFMWSVALFTLSSVLCGFAWSLESLLFFRVLQGLGGGGMAPLAQSILADSFPPEKRGQAFALYGVAIVVAPVIGPTLGGWLSDNASWHWCFLINGPVGVISLVLMYLLIEDSEAAKRERRALRKKGVRFDLVGFLLVATFLGSLEVILDEGQRKDWFGTSTLMNVFGLLTLVAFLAMIPWLLKAKNPVIDLRLLARRQFSACFVVMLFTGAVLISTTQFIPQITQEYYGYTATLSGLVLGPGGIMTVVSMLVIGRVSSFIQPKWLIATGGLIVALGLYDLTRLYGDTTFGFFAWSRIYIGIGLPMIFLSVTSASYEGLPKDETDQASALINVARNVGGSMGVSLAQNVLADRSQFHQSRLVDTLDPSSPAYQQTLAEATRYFQQHGFAGPDAQNQAVAWIGQQLATQVAYWAYIDVFWVLAALTACLVPLALVLKTVKLGGSATAAH from the coding sequence GTGAGCGCCCCGGCAGCCCGAGCCGCGGGCGGTCAGGCGAAGGCCCCGGGCGGGCACAATCCCTGGATCGTCGCGCTCGTCGTGGCGCTCGCGACCTTCATGGAGGTGCTCGACACCACGATCGCCAACGTCGCCCTGCGCTACATCTCGGGGGCGCTCGCGGTGGGGCCGGACGAGTCGGCCTGGGTGGTGACGAGCTATCTGGTCGCCAATGCCATCACGCTGATCGCGTCGAGCTTTCTCGCCAAGCGCTTCGGCCGCAAGGCCTTCTTCATGTGGTCGGTGGCGCTGTTCACGCTCTCGTCGGTCCTGTGCGGCTTCGCCTGGAGCCTCGAATCGCTGCTGTTCTTCCGCGTACTTCAGGGGCTCGGCGGCGGCGGCATGGCGCCGCTGGCGCAGTCGATCCTGGCCGATTCCTTCCCGCCCGAGAAGCGGGGGCAGGCCTTCGCGCTCTACGGGGTCGCCATCGTCGTCGCCCCGGTGATCGGCCCGACGCTCGGCGGCTGGCTCTCCGACAACGCCTCCTGGCACTGGTGCTTCCTGATCAACGGCCCGGTGGGCGTGATCTCCCTCGTGCTGATGTACCTCCTGATCGAGGACAGCGAGGCGGCCAAGCGCGAGCGGCGCGCCCTGCGCAAGAAGGGCGTGCGCTTCGATCTCGTCGGCTTCCTGCTGGTGGCGACCTTCCTCGGCTCGCTCGAGGTCATCCTCGACGAGGGCCAGCGCAAGGACTGGTTCGGCACCTCAACCCTGATGAACGTGTTCGGCCTGCTCACCCTCGTCGCGTTCCTCGCGATGATCCCGTGGCTTTTGAAGGCGAAGAACCCGGTCATCGACCTCAGGCTTCTCGCGCGGCGGCAGTTCAGCGCCTGCTTCGTGGTGATGCTGTTCACCGGCGCGGTACTGATCTCCACCACGCAGTTCATCCCGCAGATCACGCAGGAATATTACGGCTATACCGCCACCCTGTCGGGGCTGGTGCTCGGGCCCGGCGGCATCATGACCGTGGTGTCGATGCTCGTGATCGGCCGCGTCTCGTCCTTCATCCAGCCGAAATGGCTGATCGCCACGGGCGGCCTCATCGTGGCTTTGGGCCTCTACGACCTCACCCGGCTCTACGGCGACACCACGTTCGGCTTCTTCGCGTGGTCGCGGATCTATATCGGTATCGGCCTGCCGATGATCTTCCTCTCGGTGACCTCCGCCTCCTACGAGGGACTGCCGAAGGACGAGACCGATCAGGCCTCGGCGCTGATCAACGTGGCGCGCAATGTCGGCGGCTCGATGGGCGTCTCGCTCGCCCAGAATGTGCTGGCCGACCGCAGCCAGTTCCACCAGAGCCGCCTCGTCGATACGCTCGATCCGTCGAGCCCGGCCTACCAGCAGACCCTGGCCGAAGCGACGCGCTACTTCCAGCAGCACGGCTTCGCCGGCCCCGACGCGCAGAACCAGGCCGTCGCCTGGATCGGCCAGCAGCTCGCGACGCAGGTCGCCTACTGGGCCTATATCGACGTGTTCTGGGTGCTCGCGGCGCTCACCGCCTGCCTCGTGCCGCTGGCGCTCGTCCTGAAGACGGTGAAGCTCGGCGGCAGCGCCACGGCGGCGCATTGA
- a CDS encoding HlyD family secretion protein: MLDDQRQAEPGVAPARRSGETPAHGTGPSDGLDLPAQARKDGSDRRRADDAVQASDASDEEGEDERDDEAQRPGLLRRHPWWILLGGLAVLALGAAAYIYWLIELHPYETTDDAFVDARSFTIAPKVGGYVVAVPVTDNQHVQAGDTLFQIEPRDYRVALEQAEAQVQAAQASIQNVDAQIGAQKAQVEVAKAQAETAQAALTFAEEDADRYRKLAERGAGTIQQSQSSTSTLDQRRASLASAQANVVAAQRQIGSLQAQRASAEAQRAQAEAQRDQARLNLDYTTVRAAQAGRVVRLTGGVGAYAQAGQSLSMFVPDAMWVTANYKETQITDMRPDQVVDLAIDAYPNRRITGRIASVQPGSGTAFSLLPAQNATGNYVKVTQRIPVKIVVENWPSDVSIGPGMSVVPRAHVR; this comes from the coding sequence ATGCTTGACGATCAGCGGCAGGCCGAGCCGGGCGTTGCGCCCGCGCGCCGGTCAGGAGAGACACCTGCGCACGGCACCGGGCCCAGCGACGGCTTGGATCTTCCGGCTCAGGCTCGCAAGGACGGCTCCGACCGGAGACGGGCCGACGATGCGGTCCAGGCCTCCGATGCGTCGGATGAGGAGGGGGAGGACGAGCGGGACGACGAGGCGCAGCGGCCGGGCCTCCTGCGGCGTCACCCCTGGTGGATCCTCCTCGGCGGTCTGGCCGTGCTGGCTCTGGGGGCGGCCGCCTACATCTATTGGCTGATCGAGCTGCACCCGTACGAGACCACCGACGACGCCTTCGTCGATGCCCGCAGCTTCACCATCGCGCCCAAGGTCGGCGGCTACGTCGTCGCCGTGCCGGTGACCGACAACCAGCATGTCCAGGCGGGCGATACGCTGTTCCAGATCGAGCCGCGCGACTACCGCGTCGCGCTGGAACAGGCCGAGGCTCAGGTTCAGGCGGCGCAGGCCTCGATCCAGAACGTCGATGCGCAGATCGGGGCGCAGAAGGCGCAGGTCGAGGTGGCGAAGGCCCAGGCCGAGACCGCGCAGGCGGCGCTGACCTTCGCCGAGGAGGATGCCGACCGTTACAGGAAGCTCGCCGAGCGCGGCGCCGGCACGATCCAGCAGTCGCAATCCTCGACCTCGACCTTGGACCAGCGCCGGGCCTCGCTGGCGAGCGCCCAGGCGAACGTGGTCGCCGCCCAGAGGCAGATCGGCTCGCTCCAGGCCCAACGCGCCAGCGCCGAGGCGCAGCGCGCCCAGGCCGAGGCCCAGCGCGACCAGGCCCGGCTCAACCTCGACTACACGACGGTGCGGGCCGCCCAGGCGGGTCGCGTGGTGCGGCTCACCGGCGGCGTCGGCGCGTACGCTCAGGCGGGGCAGAGCCTGTCGATGTTCGTGCCCGACGCGATGTGGGTCACGGCCAACTACAAGGAGACGCAGATCACCGACATGCGGCCCGACCAAGTCGTCGATCTCGCGATCGACGCCTATCCGAACCGCAGGATCACCGGCCGGATCGCGTCCGTGCAGCCGGGCTCGGGCACGGCCTTCAGCCTGCTGCCGGCGCAGAACGCCACCGGCAACTACGTGAAGGTGACGCAGCGCATCCCCGTGAAGATCGTGGTCGAGAACTGGCCGAGCGACGTCTCGATCGGCCCCGGCATGTCGGTCGTGCCGAGGGCCCACGTCCGGTGA
- a CDS encoding HdeD family acid-resistance protein, which translates to MAGSSDVSGVANPSGVPPTGPARLDAMSAMLARNWWLVALRGLLAILFGVIAFVAPGAFVLSLVLFFSAYMLVDGVFGIIAAVRAAQRHERWGFLLLEGLLDLVVGVAAFLVPAAAVWAFVLLVAAWAILSGGLMIAAAFRLHAHYGRWWLGLGGVVSVLFGIVLLINPGMSALVLTCWLGAYAVAFGVMLLILGFRLRSRHTAAGQSSTPAARV; encoded by the coding sequence ATGGCTGGATCATCCGACGTATCCGGGGTGGCAAATCCGTCCGGTGTGCCGCCGACCGGACCGGCCCGCCTCGATGCGATGAGCGCCATGCTGGCCCGCAACTGGTGGCTCGTGGCCCTGCGGGGCCTCCTCGCCATCCTGTTCGGCGTCATCGCCTTCGTGGCGCCGGGCGCCTTCGTGCTGTCGCTGGTGCTGTTCTTCTCGGCCTATATGCTGGTCGACGGCGTCTTCGGCATCATCGCCGCGGTGCGGGCGGCGCAGCGCCACGAGCGCTGGGGCTTCCTGCTGCTCGAGGGCCTGCTCGACCTCGTGGTCGGCGTCGCGGCCTTCCTCGTGCCGGCCGCCGCGGTCTGGGCCTTCGTGCTCCTCGTCGCGGCCTGGGCCATTCTCTCCGGCGGGCTGATGATCGCGGCGGCCTTCCGTCTCCACGCGCATTACGGGCGCTGGTGGCTCGGCCTTGGCGGCGTCGTCTCGGTGCTGTTCGGGATCGTGCTCCTGATCAATCCCGGCATGTCGGCGCTCGTCCTGACGTGTTGGCTCGGCGCCTACGCCGTGGCCTTCGGCGTGATGCTGCTGATCCTCGGCTTCCGCCTGCGCTCCCGCCACACCGCGGCCGGCCAATCGTCGACGCCGGCGGCGCGGGTTTGA
- a CDS encoding transporter, protein MCALLAGVPSVALARSAALPGITVGLPTGWQVPEGIQINLTTSFAERGTLPQDNQGNNNLLVFLWATPWKVLGGQLRFLQTVPFNAVSPQEGPWQAGIAQPLTAAQIAWKLGDNLGVSYFLGGYWPSDTLFALRSASIAQRFAISYVGDGWNLTANLHYGTMLENTSPTGVFYSDYMNLDLTATKRFGKWQLGAVAFGSTDLPTGRPGYRPVGQFAAGGLVGYAFDKFTVQTFVTRDIAQRNLGGEETRAWMRFLVPLWRPEPDQVPNRVTVRRSGAAD, encoded by the coding sequence TTGTGCGCGCTTCTGGCCGGGGTGCCGTCCGTTGCCCTGGCCCGTTCCGCCGCGTTGCCGGGCATCACCGTCGGTCTTCCGACCGGCTGGCAGGTCCCGGAGGGCATCCAGATAAACCTCACGACGAGTTTCGCCGAGCGCGGAACGCTGCCGCAGGACAATCAGGGCAACAACAACCTCCTCGTGTTCCTGTGGGCGACTCCCTGGAAGGTCCTGGGTGGACAGTTGCGGTTCCTGCAAACGGTTCCGTTCAACGCGGTCAGCCCGCAGGAGGGCCCGTGGCAGGCGGGGATCGCTCAGCCGCTGACGGCGGCCCAGATCGCCTGGAAGCTCGGCGACAACCTCGGCGTCAGCTACTTCCTCGGCGGCTACTGGCCGAGCGACACGCTGTTCGCCTTGCGCTCCGCCTCGATCGCCCAGCGTTTCGCGATCAGCTACGTCGGCGACGGCTGGAACCTGACGGCCAACCTTCATTACGGAACGATGCTGGAGAACACCTCGCCGACCGGGGTGTTCTATTCCGACTACATGAACCTCGACCTGACGGCGACGAAGCGGTTCGGCAAGTGGCAGCTCGGTGCCGTCGCCTTCGGCTCGACCGACCTGCCGACCGGACGGCCGGGCTACCGTCCCGTCGGGCAGTTCGCGGCGGGCGGTCTCGTCGGCTACGCGTTCGACAAGTTCACGGTCCAGACCTTCGTCACCCGCGACATCGCCCAGCGCAATCTCGGCGGCGAGGAAACCCGAGCCTGGATGCGCTTCCTCGTGCCGCTCTGGCGGCCGGAGCCGGATCAGGTCCCGAACCGCGTCACCGTCCGGCGCAGCGGGGCCGCCGACTGA
- a CDS encoding 3-keto-5-aminohexanoate cleavage protein, with translation MRATDLLIQRETEPVTHDAGWPPLILANAPNGATRTKADHPALPITQAEIARTAAEIAEAGAAMIHVHVRDAQGRHLLDAEAYRALTAAIRAEVGERLVVQITSEAAGRYEAPEQMAVVRAARPEAVSLALREIVPDAASETAAAAFFAFARRERILLQVILYEAAEVTRYAELKRRGVLGEGGDFPLFVLGRYTPGQVSRPADLLPFLAAAGEGLPLWAICAFGPREQACALVAAGLGGHVRVGFENSLLAPDGRPAESNAAQIRRAAEGARGFGRPLADADTARAMMA, from the coding sequence ATGCGGGCGACTGACCTCCTTATCCAACGCGAGACCGAACCTGTGACGCACGACGCCGGCTGGCCGCCGCTCATCCTCGCCAACGCCCCCAACGGCGCCACCCGCACCAAGGCCGACCATCCGGCCCTGCCGATCACCCAAGCGGAGATCGCCCGCACCGCCGCCGAGATCGCCGAGGCGGGGGCGGCCATGATCCACGTCCATGTCCGCGACGCGCAGGGGCGCCATCTCCTTGATGCGGAAGCCTATCGCGCGCTCACCGCCGCGATCCGCGCGGAGGTGGGGGAGCGCCTCGTGGTGCAGATCACCTCGGAGGCCGCCGGGCGCTACGAAGCCCCGGAGCAGATGGCGGTGGTGCGCGCGGCGCGCCCCGAGGCGGTGTCGCTGGCGCTGCGCGAGATCGTGCCGGACGCCGCCTCCGAGACCGCGGCGGCGGCGTTCTTCGCCTTCGCCCGGCGCGAGCGCATCCTGCTTCAGGTCATCCTCTACGAGGCCGCCGAAGTGACCCGCTACGCCGAACTCAAACGCCGCGGCGTGCTCGGGGAGGGCGGGGATTTCCCGCTCTTCGTTCTCGGCCGCTACACCCCCGGCCAGGTCTCGCGGCCCGCCGACCTGCTGCCCTTCCTGGCCGCGGCAGGGGAGGGGCTGCCGCTCTGGGCGATCTGCGCCTTCGGCCCCCGCGAACAGGCCTGCGCCCTCGTCGCGGCAGGGCTGGGCGGCCATGTGCGCGTCGGCTTCGAGAACAGCCTGCTCGCCCCCGACGGCCGTCCGGCCGAGAGCAACGCCGCCCAGATCCGCCGCGCCGCCGAGGGTGCGCGCGGGTTTGGGCGCCCGCTCGCCGACGCCGACACGGCGCGGGCGATGATGGCCTGA
- a CDS encoding sigma-54-dependent transcriptional regulator, with protein MFPETEPASAARVVLIDDEEMVRLSMEQALQLAGIAVEAYDSAEAALPAVTRDFSGIVVSDVRLPGRDGLELLADIRRRDPELPVVLVTGHGDIAMAVAAMREGAYHFIEKPFVNDAFVEVVRRALEKRALVTENRRLRSALDRGEARGSAVERCLVGQSPAMRRLRDDVASLASAAADVLVLGETGAGKEQVARALHEGGARAAKPFVAINCGAIPESMFESEMFGHEAGAFTGAGKRRIGKVEHAGGGTLFLDEVESMPLALQVKLLRVLQERRIERLGSNTGVPVDLRVVAATKEDLDALSESGRFRRDLFFRLNVVTLTLPPLRERREDIPLLFEQFVVQAAVKYQRPVIEVPPSLRRSLMLADWPGNVRELKNAAERAVLGFLSPDLAGAADAAPGLDALLDRVERLVIEDALKASGQRIAEAARALGLPRKTLSDRMRRLGLNAGD; from the coding sequence ATGTTTCCTGAGACGGAGCCGGCCTCCGCCGCGCGGGTCGTGCTCATCGACGACGAGGAGATGGTCCGCCTGTCCATGGAGCAGGCGCTCCAATTGGCCGGGATCGCGGTCGAGGCTTACGACAGCGCCGAGGCGGCTCTTCCGGCCGTCACCCGCGACTTCTCCGGCATCGTCGTCAGCGACGTGCGCCTGCCGGGGCGCGACGGGCTCGAACTCCTCGCCGACATCCGCCGCCGCGACCCCGAACTGCCGGTGGTGCTCGTCACCGGCCACGGCGACATCGCCATGGCCGTCGCCGCCATGCGCGAGGGGGCCTACCACTTCATCGAGAAGCCCTTCGTCAACGACGCCTTCGTCGAGGTGGTCCGGCGTGCCCTGGAGAAGCGGGCACTGGTGACCGAGAACCGCCGCCTGCGCAGCGCCCTCGACCGGGGCGAGGCGCGGGGCAGCGCGGTGGAGCGCTGCCTCGTCGGACAATCGCCGGCGATGCGGCGCCTGCGCGACGACGTCGCCTCGCTCGCCTCGGCCGCCGCCGACGTGCTGGTGCTCGGCGAGACCGGGGCCGGCAAGGAGCAGGTCGCCCGCGCCCTGCACGAGGGCGGCGCGCGGGCGGCCAAGCCCTTCGTGGCGATCAATTGCGGCGCCATCCCCGAGAGCATGTTCGAGAGCGAGATGTTCGGCCACGAGGCCGGCGCCTTCACGGGGGCGGGCAAGCGCCGCATCGGCAAGGTCGAGCATGCCGGCGGCGGCACCCTGTTCCTCGACGAGGTCGAGAGCATGCCGCTGGCGCTGCAGGTGAAGCTGCTGCGGGTGCTGCAGGAGCGGCGCATCGAGCGGCTCGGCTCCAATACCGGCGTGCCGGTGGACCTGCGGGTGGTCGCCGCCACCAAGGAGGATCTCGACGCGCTCTCGGAGTCCGGGCGCTTCCGCCGCGACCTGTTCTTTCGCCTCAACGTCGTGACGCTGACCCTGCCCCCGTTGCGCGAGCGCCGCGAGGACATCCCGCTGCTGTTCGAGCAGTTCGTCGTCCAGGCGGCGGTGAAGTACCAGCGCCCGGTGATCGAGGTTCCGCCTTCGCTGCGCCGCTCGCTGATGCTCGCCGACTGGCCGGGCAACGTGCGCGAGTTGAAGAACGCCGCCGAGCGGGCCGTGCTCGGTTTCCTCAGCCCGGATCTGGCCGGCGCCGCCGACGCGGCGCCGGGGCTCGACGCCCTGCTTGACCGGGTGGAGCGCCTCGTCATCGAGGACGCGCTCAAGGCCTCCGGCCAGCGCATCGCCGAGGCCGCCCGGGCGCTCGGCCTGCCGCGCAAGACCCTCTCCGACCGCATGCGGCGACTGGGCCTGAATGCGGGCGACTGA
- a CDS encoding sensor histidine kinase: protein MPFPRAKALRALLLAVLAVAAILVVIKAGDVTEDRVAASLAGDARQRAEIYAQSLEGAIERFGFLPAAAALDPRVRQLLAAPEDPAQVATVNAYLKRLSRDAGAGVVYLLVPSGLTIAASNWDTSQTYVGQDFSYRPYFTEARGGRIGRFYAIGTLTGVPGYFISAPVVIDGAVRGVVATKVSLDSMETIWREGTDRVLVADENGIVFLASDPTLKFRATGPLDTAARARMERTRQYGRDDYRVIDLGLTETVGGVPLVSRSEAAPHGRALFEQQALPAYGWTLLLFADAAPVAIAGRSARVGAILALVVLGLIGLYGSQHLRRVRENRAAQRELEAKVAARTADLSAANLRLAGEIEERTRAEANLRETQGELVQTAKMATLGQMAAGITHELNQPLAALRGLADNASAFLRQGRETEAAANLTRIVSLVDRLGKITGQLRSFSRRSGTERVAVDVGAAVSESLAILSARIRDAGARITTDLDPAAQWVVFEPIRLSQVLINLVGNALDAVKGRPGAEVAVRAWAGEGQVVLSVEDNGPGLDAAALTRIFDPFFTTKPAGEGLGLGLPISLAIAREFGATLQPRPMPGGGLAFDLVMDVAREPSKERSGAVSPVRMRQGISHVS, encoded by the coding sequence ATGCCCTTTCCCCGCGCCAAGGCCTTGCGCGCCCTGCTCCTCGCCGTGCTGGCGGTCGCGGCGATCCTCGTCGTGATCAAGGCGGGCGACGTGACCGAGGACCGCGTCGCCGCGAGCCTCGCTGGCGATGCCCGCCAGCGGGCGGAGATCTACGCCCAGAGCCTGGAGGGCGCCATCGAGCGCTTCGGCTTCCTGCCGGCGGCGGCGGCCCTCGATCCCCGGGTCCGGCAATTGCTGGCCGCGCCCGAGGATCCGGCGCAGGTCGCCACCGTCAACGCCTATCTCAAGCGGCTGAGCCGCGACGCCGGGGCAGGCGTCGTCTACCTGCTGGTCCCCTCCGGCCTGACCATCGCCGCCTCGAACTGGGACACGTCCCAGACCTATGTCGGCCAGGACTTCTCCTACCGGCCCTACTTCACGGAGGCGCGCGGCGGGCGGATCGGGCGGTTCTACGCCATCGGGACCCTCACCGGTGTGCCCGGCTACTTCATCAGCGCCCCGGTCGTCATCGACGGCGCCGTGCGCGGCGTGGTGGCGACCAAGGTCAGCCTCGATTCCATGGAGACGATCTGGCGCGAGGGCACCGACCGCGTGCTCGTGGCCGACGAGAACGGCATCGTCTTCCTCGCCTCCGACCCCACCCTCAAATTCCGCGCGACGGGGCCGCTCGACACCGCCGCCCGCGCGCGCATGGAGCGGACGCGCCAGTACGGGCGCGACGACTATCGCGTGATCGATCTCGGCCTGACGGAGACAGTGGGCGGCGTGCCGCTGGTCAGCCGGTCCGAGGCGGCGCCGCACGGTCGGGCCCTGTTCGAGCAGCAGGCCCTGCCGGCCTATGGCTGGACGCTGCTGCTCTTCGCCGACGCGGCGCCGGTGGCCATTGCCGGGCGCAGCGCCCGGGTCGGCGCGATCCTGGCGCTGGTCGTGCTCGGCCTGATCGGCCTCTACGGGAGTCAGCACCTGCGGCGGGTGCGCGAGAACCGCGCGGCGCAGCGCGAGCTCGAAGCCAAGGTCGCGGCCCGCACCGCCGATCTGAGCGCGGCCAATCTCAGGCTCGCGGGCGAGATTGAGGAGCGGACCCGTGCCGAGGCCAATCTCAGGGAGACCCAGGGCGAACTGGTCCAGACCGCCAAGATGGCGACGCTGGGCCAGATGGCGGCCGGCATCACCCACGAGCTGAACCAGCCGCTCGCCGCCCTGCGGGGCTTGGCCGACAATGCCTCTGCCTTCCTGCGTCAGGGCCGGGAGACGGAGGCCGCCGCCAACCTGACCCGCATCGTGTCTCTGGTCGACCGGCTCGGCAAGATCACGGGACAGTTGCGCAGCTTCTCCCGCCGCTCGGGCACGGAGCGGGTCGCGGTCGATGTCGGTGCGGCGGTCTCGGAGAGTCTCGCGATCCTGTCCGCCCGCATCCGCGACGCGGGCGCGCGGATCACGACCGATCTCGATCCGGCTGCGCAGTGGGTGGTGTTCGAGCCGATCCGCCTGTCGCAGGTGCTGATCAACCTCGTCGGCAACGCCCTTGATGCCGTCAAGGGCCGTCCGGGGGCGGAGGTCGCGGTGCGCGCCTGGGCCGGGGAGGGGCAGGTCGTGCTCAGCGTCGAGGATAACGGGCCGGGGCTCGACGCGGCGGCGCTCACCCGCATCTTCGACCCGTTCTTCACCACCAAGCCGGCGGGGGAGGGCCTCGGCCTCGGCCTGCCGATCTCGCTGGCCATCGCCCGCGAGTTCGGCGCGACGCTCCAGCCCCGACCGATGCCCGGCGGGGGGCTCGCTTTCGACCTCGTGATGGACGTGGCGCGCGAGCCGTCTAAGGAGAGGAGCGGGGCGGTTTCGCCGGTGAGGATGCGCCAGGGGATCAGCCATGTTTCCTGA